In Oreochromis niloticus isolate F11D_XX linkage group LG22, O_niloticus_UMD_NMBU, whole genome shotgun sequence, the sequence TAGGCAGAGGTAAGATTTTGGAACTACTGAAGGATGTTGGTCAAACTACTTTACATTATCTAAAAAACActgtatttaattttctttctatCAACCCCTCACTAGTAAGACCAAAAAGATGTTATGTCAGTGTTGTATTGTGTTTAGTCTGTGCTTTTTGAAGTAATGCCAAGCCATGTTAGAGGGGGCGAtagactaaaaaacaaaaaccattttGGATTGTGACTGGGGACACTGAGTCTAAGTGGAGCATGTTCTGCAACTCCACTGATGAGGCTGCTGCAACAAGCTGGAGCTTCAAAGTTGTTGATGCCTGTTGTGGCAGTAATCCCAGAACGAGAAAGTGGATACCAGAGGTTTACTGAACCATCAGGCTGAAGAAGAAGTCTTATTGGGTTTGGTTAGCTTGTGGGAATCCACAGGCAGCTGAAAGGTACCGGCAGGCCAAGTGGAATGAGGCTCTGAGACCATGGAACAAGACTTTTGGTCCGCTTCAAAGTGATTCTAGCAAGCCCTCAGATGACTGAAGAGGGGGAAGCTGTGCTTTAATTACACTGTATAAAGTGGTAGTGGGATGCTACTGACATCAACTGAGGATATAGTCAAGCAGTGGAAGGAACATTTTGAGGATCTCCTCAAACCCACTGTCATACCTTATATACTGGAAGCCTAGACAGCTTGCCTACCACTGGGAGTGAGGTCACAGCAATTGCTCAGTGGCAGGAACTATTGGATGAATAATATTCGCCCtaaaggctctggatgttgtagggctgtcctggttgacacgtcTCTGCAACATTGCGTGGAGGtgcctctgtttttttttgtttttaaaaaaaaatcgtcTTCCGTCTGTTGTTGCCACACGCATGACCTGGGCTCCACTGTTTGTCTGAGAGAGCCAACCTGGTGTCTATCCACAGTGAGGGGGAAGAAAATGTTGTGAAATCATTTTTCTTAATGTCTCACAACTCCACAAACCATTAATGTGGCATTAAATGCTTATTTAAGAACGAAACTTCAGTAAACGGAAATAGTGGAAGTTAAGATGAGAGCTGGGGGAAGAACAAAGCTTTTAGATAGCAACAACGTTGCttatttgtcttcattttttagttttttaattattatttttacctgAAATCAATAGACATTAATTTAAGATCGACCTGTGTGTGAACTACATTTGAAGCTATGATGAAGTGATAATGGAAGTGTGCTTTTTTTGGAAGATTTTGTATTGCTACTACATTGTCAACTATTCTAATAATCAGTTAATCTGTATGAAAAAAGTCTCAATTCTCTGATTCATGGTTCTCAAATAaagcttattttttttccattcagttcagttcaattcagtttttttttatatagcaacagctgcctcaaggtccttttccttttctcttctcTGAAAGTAAACTAAATATGTTGTAATTGTGGGCAGAAACACATTTGACAACACCAGCTTGAGTTTCTTCAAAGCTGCCGTTCACTGCAGCCCTGTTCAAAAAAAATTTGCACTAAACATATTTTTGTTCTGCCCTCTCCCGTGGAGCATTTGCCTTTCTTTACCCTAAAGGAGTTGAAATGTTTTATCCATGGTTGCTCATAAACGTTAATCCAAATGTGTTAAAAGaataactataaaaaaaaaaggtttggtgATAAAATATTGCATCGCCCAGTTCGGCTGAAGGTTGTACACTATTCTTCAAGAACCTTCCACATAGATGGTTTGGCCCCCTTATCTCCATCTTGCCTTCTTTCCCTACCACAATAACAACTCCATTGTGACCAAACTGTTTCTTGAGTTGTTAGCACATTGGATTATTGATTAAAGGTATTGACATAATCATCATCTCTTGTTTCTGAAACTCAGTTCTGGGATAAAACTAAACTTCCCTGAATAACTGAGGGTTAACAAATTAAATCAGTCAGTATTATTAAGTAGATTAACAATTATCTACTCACAAACACGAGTTAGAATGATTCAATTTCTATCAGTAATTTGTTATGTAATGTACTGAGAAGTATCGGGTAGACTTCACCTTATTTGTTTTAGTATTTCATAGCTTTTAATATAAGGGACTATTTACTAAAACTATGTAATAAAATTTACCTAAATAAAATCAATGCAAATTGTTACTTCAAATTTACTGGTTAGATTCTATAGAttgttttttacagtgtattCTTTACTTTAATTAAACATAAATGAACATTCGGATTAGAAGAAAGCTTTAAATATcctaactaaaaaaaaagtgacaaaaggaagaaaaaaacattacaacTGCACATGTATAAATCTTACAACTATGATGACAGTCTTGATTGTTATTGTCTCTAAACAGGTCTGCCACAATCAGGGCATTCATATTCTCATGTTCTTTGTTACATAACATATTGTTTCACATTGTTTCGTATTCATTTACTGGAAAGGATTGTAAACTTCTATAACATCTTCCTGACATTTGCTGATGTGTGTGGGgtttttataatataataaaaccaTCTCTGATAAACCATGAAGTTCTGCTGAAACGGCCAGAGCTTAACAAGTATCAGTAAATAGTAAAATAATATTCTTTGTGATGTCTTTGAGTTGTTTAtggtttttaataaaaaatcatGTGTCCTGAATGGATTTTGTATAAAAGGCTTTAAACACAAACGTGAtcttacaaataaataatacttTATGTTGCAGTAAAATATGTACAACAAtgtaaaattgcacaaaaaatagAGTTTTGTGAACTATTTGATGTCATGGTTCCAGAGTTTTGCAATGACATGTAGCTTCTCTCACATATGGCTTTGAGTTTTTGGTCCCtttatttgatgtttattcTATTCAGTGCTTCTCCGtctgttttctctgtctgttttcCACTGACTGATTTTCAGTCTGCGTCATCCATGCCATGTCTTTCTGCTTTAACTCTAATAGTTAGCTTGagttctgtctctctgtgccaATCCTTTAAAAGACTGGCAAGGTACCCAGCTTCTTTTTTCTGATCTACCCCCAATGCGAAGGAGTAACAGCTCAAGCTAACTTAATTTAGGTGAAAATCAGGTCATGGCCAAGGTCACACTAAACCTCACAACAATATACTAGACCTTGGGGGACATGAGTGCCTAGGTTGGCTGAGCATTTGACCTTAACCTTCATGCTTCcaaaagttgaccttgaagaaaaTGTCAAGAAACCAAATCAAGTAATATATCACATGAAAGGGCATGGAGAGAGCTGTACAACacactttgtattttttcaaTACAATGCCCTGTGACATCGCAATGACATCATAGATTTTTgccaatacacacacactgcatgaaTTTATCTTAAAATCTCAACTTTTTACATAAGCAAAGAACTTTCAGCCAATCTGCTCCAATCATATGGATAGATAAGATAATAAAATACAGTTCTACGATGTCATGCCTCAAGGTCATAGGTCAGACATGAGCGTGTTGTTATAAAAGCCGGCTGATGTTGGTAAGTTGTAATAAAAGCATCATAAAACATCAAAGTGCACTCTCTGAGTgctcttatttttttctgccatCTGACCAAGTGAGCAAAAGTACTTAGAAATATACAGTGATATGTAACAGTTTGTGAGGGCCCAATTGATGCCTATATAAAGCAGTTCAAATTCAcataaagttagaaatatgctTCCAAATATTCGCTCTTATCATCAGAAATTTCATTAAAAGCCTTGAtctaaaagatgaaaaaagccttcagagaaaactgcacatCTACCTGAAAGAAAAGCACACAAAGGTTGCCATGGAACTGCAGAAATGTTTAGACCAGAGCAGTGGTGTTGAGTGACACAGTTGCTGTCGTGTTATCACTCTGACCTTTTTGGCTTTTTTATCCACTATGTCGATAAGGCCTTTTATGAtacaataaatgaaaaaattacatccCAAAACTTCATCATTTACCGGATGTGCCGAAAGATCAACAATTGttaatttctttctctttttttggcttATGTTTTAGCCAATCATATCACACCAGCAACAAAAACGCCCTCTCAGGCATCTATGTAAAAAAGCAGCCCAAATCTCTGGAGGAATCTTAATATCCTACTTTAAGAAGCTTCAACAGTACTTTATGACACTTTGAGACTTAAAGCTCCAACATGATCTTGCTCCTCTTCTGGTTTGGTCTGGCTCTGGGTGCTCCATCTGAGTCTACTCCTGATGGCAAAGAAATGAAGCTACAACTCGGTAACTGTCCGATATTCTGGCTGctcttttactttatttacttttaccctgatttttgttttgttttggttcatTTTAATGAACCATGATTTAAGTCAAGCACTCCAAGAATACGTTCTTTGTTTCAACAGATATTTTGATACAAATTTGTGTCGGATTATATATATGGATACATTAGTCCAGTTTGTCCAGTGCCTTTACAGACAGACCCCCTTAATATCATGTTATTTGGAGTACAGGTTGACACGTCAGATtaagctttctatgctgaaatAATAGTTTGCTGTTCAGCACTTAACAGTCATTTgaagtcaaaataaaatgttgctACACAGGCATCAGTTAGTAGATGTATTGTACATCATAAAGATACATCATAAAGATATATTGACCTTAGtaagctaaaaataaaagagaggCTGTGTACATATTAACTGTCATCAAGATCTTGTGATATTCATTTTCAGTATTAACTTTTACATGGCACAGAAATTCAACCACACTTGAGAATTGTTTAACAGTGGGTTTAATGACGACGTCGTGGACAGTTGAATGAGTGAAGATTGAATTAGTGTTATGATGATGATCTGCTGTCAAATATTGTaatcaaaagaaaacagaacagTGTTAGTATTTTAATACCCAATATTATGAGCATGCTTTTTGAACATGAATTTCACAATTCATCACAGGACATTATGGTTTTGTTAATTATGGTTTTTGTAATTCTAATATTTTTGAAGGTGCCTATGGCAAGTATCTCATTAACATTTAGTTTGTTCTGGATTTATAAAATCATAATCTTGTTCCTCGTCTTCTTTCTGTGTTTCCTTCAGCTGACCATGGAGTTAAACTACTACGTGGAAACTGTCCCACATTCTGGTACAGCTTCAACAGCCGCTGCTACAAATATGTTTCTGCACGCATGACCTGGGCTGATGCAGAGCTCCACTGTGTGTCACAGGGAGCCAACCTGGCATCTATCCACAGTTTGGAGGAACATCAGTTTGTGAAAGTCCTGATCAGTAACTTTGACCCCACTGAAGGATACACCTGGATTGGACTCACAGATCTCCATAAAGAAGGAGGCTGGATGTGGTCTGATGGTAGTCCAGTGGATTTCACCTATTGGACTTCAAATCAGCCAGACAACATGGGAGGAAATGAACACTGTGTTCATAAAAACTTTGGTATGAAGTGGAATGACAATCGATGTTCTGAAAGTTTTCCCTTTGTCTGTGCAACTCGCTGTTCTCAGTAACCGAGACTCTTACATATTAAAGAACTAGTTGACACAAGTACCTGAACTTTGCTGTACTGTAATTTATTGTATCATAAAAGTCGTTCTTGGCAACATGAAACCTTTAGTTCAGATGTTAAAACGTGAGCTCTCCACTCCCTTTTTTCATAACAGGAAACCTGCATGAAAATGGATCAATTATGGAAGGCCTACTTAGAGCAACTAAATAACTCTCTATACAGTAGTTTCTATATACAAACCACTTGAAGGCTATAAAAAGATAGAGGTGCACTTCCAGTTGTCAGTTTCTACTGTTAGAAATGTTACCAGGAAACTTCAGTAAAGGGATATGGTGGAagctcagatgaacaaagctTTAAGACCATCACACAAACCTCTCACATGAGTGCCAAATATCTGCAGGACAGTGTAGCTGACACAGCAGTGGTAATGATCTGCTTTTAGATTAGTCTGGTTACTGCAGGGGTTTTATTTTGGCTGCTTTACAATTGTAATAGACACAACTGTGCTTATTTGTGTACACTGTAAATATCTCTGtgatgaccagtgttgggactaacgcgttattaagtaacgcgttacagtaactacgttattattgtggtaacgagcacggtaactagttattatgccaaaaccaggaacgcgttactcgttactgggatttagataggctcgttactcgttacttcgtgtggtggatatcgcggagcttccacagattcaataacattagcaagtggtggaggccagcaggtggatgaaggaaaagggaggcaagaggagagacccgaagcggccgccggtccgcgtgtcaggtgaactgagcttcaggtaagaagttatgacctgcagtctatcggagtcagatataaaccaagtttaggtggagtttattttcggtatgctgacattttcgtactgcgtgctagctagcatgacggagtttctactgtatacagctgtgtgggtgctatgttactgatgttgaactttattttgttcatacggttaattattagagttgacaaccgtcccgtaaaaaacagaatcgattctgttttttacgggaatATTACGGAATATTTACGGAATATTTTCTCTGACTACCAGAcgatcgtctggtattcagagaaaatattacgcgtttcgtattgaggtgaaaaggaacacagtttgtcccggacttcagctacaatgaaaaagacacgaagctgaagctgcacagctgcctcttcttctctcattctctcctgtttctacttcaatcacgaaactgatcaatgatcagctgatcggcttttctctcttgtttatttatcgcccactttgcaccagaaagaggaaaccagcggatgtcgcattaaacaacagcagcacgtttaagcttgatcagctgttgttagaatttatttaatattaatttctagtatcagctgatgtttgctggagccacagctgtaaagctgctggtcatgatatcggtttggttatctggtgagagggaaacatgcagatgaaaccaggagatgtccttactgaatcatcagaggtgaacaggtgatggagaaacaggtttaccttttaggtgacatgaatgagttgaagggaagttatgaactgtttctgagagacaaataacaccaggatccttttctacgtagctgacagctggtaactgtgcaggggcgggtctagcaaagtgttgccagggggcaggtagggcattaacagggaaaggggggcacaaagacatacttttctttattattctcatttaaaatgtctagcttttaaaaaaataattatctgagtcttacaacaaacaattgatagattgatacatatataccatcagaacagtgtacatcactgtcacaacagcgtttattttcattcaaaggctttatgatttttcctataatggtgggccggtctctagtcaaaatgcccgggacgattgttttgtcccagtccagccctgtatgcagctcatctgcagtctggtgttacctacatcttcctattcagaaggcagaatttccaagttctgagtacaatcaaaagcaccacgactgcagtttttgtgttggatgtaaaaagcaggctagaatcatggcggcggtcaacgacggtccaggcgtgggatttctctcgtggaaatgtgcacattattttttcctttctattggtaggtgacacagtgcacttgtggcaagtaagcaagctagaagactggcaatctggctgggtatccagttagggaagcaacacattaacaagagaattctgagtaaaaccaaagttactttccctagtaactagttactttgaaagtaacgagtaacttgaagtaactgagttacttttttagagaagtaactagtaatgtaactaagttactaatttaaagtaacttacccaacactggtgatgACCCACTGCACCCTGCCTTCCTTTTGGCTCATGTGTGTCTTGTTTGCAGGCATTGGAGAGGCGGAGTTCCCGTTTACAATCAGTGACACTGGCAACACCTGGGCCAGTGTGCCAGGACTCTATATAAAAAGCCTTTAGGGCATAGTTTTGGTTGGCTCTGAGACAACAGGTTGGACTTTGGCAGTGTTAGGTTTGGTTTTTGCTTTTGACACTATTACGTGCATCATCTTCCACTCATCCATTCCTTCACACACTACTGATGGTACTGATTACACAcaccactgtttgttttttacagtagggtttcttttctcttttatttgtttaaaagaagaaagcagCTTGGAATACATTCCTAACCAtgtctggggttttttttgtcatgaCCGTACGGCCAGGTTCGTGACATCTCAAAGtggaaaagtaaaattaaaaaaaagataacacgcagtctttttttaattgacTCTAAACAGGCCAGCCACAATCACTTTGTTTATATGTGTTCACTGTTATTAA encodes:
- the LOC100712526 gene encoding lactose-binding lectin l-2-like, whose amino-acid sequence is MILLLFWFGLALGAPSESTPDGKEMKLQLADHGVKLLRGNCPTFWYSFNSRCYKYVSARMTWADAELHCVSQGANLASIHSLEEHQFVKVLISNFDPTEGYTWIGLTDLHKEGGWMWSDGSPVDFTYWTSNQPDNMGGNEHCVHKNFGMKWNDNRCSESFPFVCATRCSQ